A part of Nocardioides sp. WS12 genomic DNA contains:
- the obgE gene encoding GTPase ObgE: MAVPSFVDRVTLTVAAGRGGHGVASVHREKFKPLGGPDGGNGGPGGSVILRVDPDVTTLLEYHHSSKRQAEHGAMGAGDHKNGAHGADIILRVPDGTVVKHRNGEVIADLTGAGTELVVAEGGRGGLGNASLASKSRKAPGFALLGEPGDELEIVMELKVVADVGLVGFPSAGKSSLIAAISRARPKIADYPFTTLIPNLGVVTAGDFTFTVADVPGLIEGAAEGRGLGHDFLRHVERCAALVHVLDTATLEPGRNPADDLDVIEGELSRYGGLEDRPRLIALNKVDVPDGRGISEMVVEDLRAQGHRVFEISAMSGEGTRELIFAMAEIVQESRKAQLAEIPTRIVVRPKAVDDDGFTITQTKAGWRVIGKKPERWVRQTNFSNDEAVGYLADRLNRLGVETRLLQLGAEAGDPVLIGPTDNSVVFDFKPGVDAGAENLSRRGEDDRFQDDRQAALRRREIQAKLGERAEGETRADVARRIDKPEVYGPTSYEIGSEEDPDVAPAVPEDEAWLEEDPGE; encoded by the coding sequence ATGGCTGTTCCCTCCTTCGTCGACCGCGTGACGCTCACTGTCGCTGCCGGCCGGGGCGGTCACGGGGTCGCGTCCGTCCACCGTGAGAAGTTCAAGCCGCTCGGCGGCCCCGACGGCGGCAACGGCGGGCCCGGCGGCTCGGTGATCCTGCGGGTTGACCCCGACGTCACCACGTTGCTGGAGTATCACCACAGTTCCAAGCGCCAGGCCGAGCACGGCGCCATGGGTGCCGGTGATCACAAGAATGGCGCGCACGGCGCGGACATCATCCTGCGGGTCCCCGACGGCACCGTCGTCAAGCACCGCAACGGCGAAGTCATCGCCGACCTCACTGGCGCCGGAACCGAGCTCGTCGTGGCCGAAGGTGGCCGTGGCGGTCTCGGCAACGCGTCTTTGGCATCGAAGTCGCGCAAGGCGCCCGGCTTCGCTCTGCTGGGTGAGCCCGGCGACGAGCTCGAGATCGTCATGGAGCTCAAGGTCGTCGCGGACGTCGGGCTGGTCGGGTTCCCCAGCGCGGGCAAGTCCAGTCTGATCGCCGCGATCTCCCGGGCCCGGCCCAAGATCGCCGACTACCCCTTCACCACACTCATCCCCAACCTCGGTGTCGTCACCGCGGGTGACTTCACCTTCACTGTCGCCGACGTCCCCGGCCTGATCGAGGGGGCCGCGGAGGGTCGTGGCCTGGGGCACGACTTCCTGCGCCACGTCGAGCGGTGCGCCGCACTGGTGCACGTCCTGGACACCGCGACACTGGAGCCCGGCCGCAACCCCGCCGATGACCTCGACGTCATCGAGGGCGAGCTGAGCCGCTACGGCGGCCTCGAGGACCGTCCCCGCCTGATCGCGCTCAACAAGGTCGACGTCCCCGACGGCCGCGGCATCTCCGAGATGGTCGTGGAGGACCTGCGCGCGCAGGGACACCGCGTCTTCGAGATCTCCGCCATGTCGGGCGAAGGGACCCGCGAACTCATCTTCGCGATGGCCGAGATCGTCCAGGAGTCGCGCAAGGCCCAGTTGGCCGAGATTCCGACCCGGATCGTCGTGCGCCCCAAGGCGGTCGACGACGACGGCTTCACGATCACGCAAACCAAGGCCGGCTGGCGGGTCATCGGCAAGAAGCCCGAGCGCTGGGTGCGCCAGACCAACTTCAGCAACGACGAGGCCGTCGGCTACCTCGCCGACCGACTCAACCGACTCGGCGTCGAGACGCGCCTGCTGCAGTTGGGGGCCGAGGCTGGTGACCCCGTGCTGATCGGGCCCACCGACAACTCGGTGGTCTTCGACTTCAAGCCCGGTGTGGATGCCGGTGCCGAGAACCTGTCTCGCCGTGGCGAGGACGATCGATTCCAGGACGACCGCCAGGCGGCCCTTCGCCGTCGTGAGATCCAGGCCAAGCTCGGCGAGCGCGCCGAGGGTGAGACGCGTGCCGACGTGGCCCGCCGTATCGACAAGCCCGAGGTCTACGGGCCGACCTCCTACGAGATCGGCTCTGAGGAGGACCCGGACGTCGCTCCGGCCGTGCCCGAAGACGAGGCATGGCTCGAGGAAGACCCCGGTGAGTGA
- the mnmA gene encoding tRNA 2-thiouridine(34) synthase MnmA, whose product MKVVAAMSGGVDSAVAAARAVEAGHDVTGIHLALSRNPKSYRSGARGCCTIEDSNDARRAADVIGIPFYVWDLSDRFHTDVVENFMDTYAAGETPNPCLRCNEKIKFAAVLDRALALGFDAVATGHYATVVTTDAGVELHRAVDNAKDQSYVLGVLDEQQLRHSIFPLGDTTKDVVRVEAARRGLLVADKPDSHDICFVADGDNAGWLREKLGDRAPNHGGEIRDEATGEVLGHHEGTFGFTIGQRKGLRIGTPAADGRPRFVLDIEPVSGTVTVGPRERLAVDRVEGDRLRWCGTPLPSGTVLDGDRVTVQMRAHGAEHRAVVRVTDDRFEIDLIDIAEGIAPGQAAVVYDGTRVVGSATITATQRVPA is encoded by the coding sequence ATGAAGGTCGTTGCCGCCATGTCCGGTGGGGTGGACTCCGCCGTCGCAGCCGCGCGCGCCGTCGAGGCCGGCCACGATGTCACGGGCATCCATCTGGCGCTGTCGCGCAATCCGAAGTCGTACCGCTCGGGTGCGCGGGGTTGCTGCACGATCGAGGACTCCAACGATGCGCGCCGGGCCGCGGACGTGATCGGGATTCCGTTCTACGTCTGGGACCTCTCCGACCGGTTCCACACCGACGTCGTCGAGAACTTCATGGACACCTACGCCGCGGGGGAGACGCCCAACCCCTGCCTGCGCTGCAACGAGAAGATCAAGTTCGCCGCGGTCCTCGACCGTGCCCTCGCACTCGGCTTCGACGCGGTCGCAACGGGTCACTACGCCACCGTCGTGACCACCGACGCGGGGGTCGAACTGCACCGCGCTGTCGACAACGCCAAGGACCAGTCGTACGTCCTGGGAGTCCTCGACGAGCAGCAGCTGCGGCACTCGATCTTCCCCCTCGGTGACACGACGAAGGATGTGGTCCGCGTCGAGGCTGCGCGCCGCGGCCTGCTCGTCGCGGACAAGCCGGACAGCCACGACATCTGCTTCGTCGCCGACGGCGACAACGCCGGCTGGTTGCGCGAGAAGCTCGGCGATCGCGCACCGAACCACGGCGGCGAGATTCGCGACGAGGCGACCGGAGAGGTGCTCGGCCACCACGAGGGCACCTTCGGCTTCACCATCGGCCAGCGCAAGGGTTTGCGCATCGGCACCCCCGCCGCCGACGGCCGCCCCCGCTTCGTGCTCGACATCGAGCCGGTCTCCGGCACCGTGACGGTAGGCCCGCGCGAACGCCTCGCCGTCGACCGCGTCGAGGGTGACCGGCTGCGCTGGTGCGGAACGCCGCTGCCGTCCGGGACGGTCCTCGACGGTGATCGGGTGACGGTGCAGATGCGCGCGCACGGCGCCGAGCATCGCGCCGTCGTACGCGTCACCGACGACCGCTTCGAGATCGACCTCATCGACATCGCCGAGGGCATCGCCCCCGGCCAGGCCGCCGTTGTGTACGACGGCACGCGGGTCGTCGGTTCGGCGACGATCACCGCGACGCAGCGGGTGCCTGCGTGA
- the ppk2 gene encoding polyphosphate kinase 2: MLHDVREYIDRLDVTGHSIGEDHDDDPVLIDPFGKAVDTWRENYPYPERLAREEYDEQKYLLQVELLKFQAWSKKNGSKHVIVFEGRDAAGKGGTIKRFMEHLNPRYAHVVALTKPSDREQGQWYFQRYVQHLPTAGEIALFDRSWYNRAVVERVMGFCSDDEYETFLRHVPYFEEMLVESGITLTKYWFSVTQSEQRTRFIIRQVDPVRQWKLSPMDLESLDKWQAYTVAKEAMIRRTDTDVVPWMTVKSNDKKRARINAMRHFLSQFEYDGKDHAAVGTPDPQIVQRGIDAVGD; encoded by the coding sequence ATGCTGCACGACGTACGTGAATACATCGACCGCCTCGACGTCACCGGGCACTCCATCGGCGAGGACCATGACGACGACCCGGTCCTGATCGATCCCTTCGGCAAGGCCGTCGACACGTGGCGCGAGAACTACCCATACCCGGAGCGACTGGCCCGCGAGGAGTACGACGAACAGAAGTACCTGCTGCAGGTCGAACTGTTGAAGTTCCAGGCCTGGTCGAAGAAGAACGGCTCCAAGCACGTCATCGTGTTCGAGGGTCGCGACGCCGCAGGCAAGGGCGGCACCATCAAACGCTTCATGGAGCACCTCAACCCCCGCTACGCCCACGTCGTCGCGCTCACCAAGCCCTCCGACCGCGAACAGGGCCAGTGGTACTTCCAGCGCTACGTCCAGCACCTGCCGACCGCCGGCGAGATCGCCCTGTTCGACCGCAGTTGGTACAACCGCGCGGTCGTCGAACGCGTGATGGGTTTCTGCAGCGACGACGAGTACGAGACGTTCCTGCGCCACGTGCCCTACTTCGAGGAGATGCTCGTCGAGTCGGGCATCACCCTGACGAAGTACTGGTTCTCAGTCACCCAGTCCGAGCAACGCACCCGCTTCATCATCCGCCAGGTCGACCCGGTCCGGCAGTGGAAGCTCTCCCCCATGGACCTCGAGTCGCTCGACAAGTGGCAGGCCTACACGGTCGCGAAGGAAGCGATGATCCGCCGCACCGACACCGACGTGGTGCCCTGGATGACGGTGAAGTCCAACGACAAGAAGCGCGCCCGCATCAACGCCATGCGCCACTTCCTGTCCCAGTTCGAGTACGACGGCAAGGACCACGCCGCAGTCGGTACCCCCGACCCGCAGATCGTCCAGCGCGGGATCGATGCGGTCGGGGACTGA
- the proB gene encoding glutamate 5-kinase, with amino-acid sequence MSETSTREVVTGARRIVVKIGSSSLTTAAGGIDPDRVSSLVDVLAAARARGAEVVLVSSGAIAAGLAPLGLKKRPRGLAAQQAAASVGQGILVHRYTEELARHGLTAGQVLLTLDDVTRRAHYRNAHQTFAKLLEFGVIPIVNENDTVATSEIRFGDNDRLAALVAHLVHADLLVLLSDVDGLYDGPPSRPGAKLVTDVRSDDDLAGITVGSVGAAGVGTGGMVTKVDAAAIATGSGIPVVLTSADGAAAALAGEPVGTLFHATGKRRPIRLLWLRHATEAKGSLVLDAGAVRAVVERRASLLAAGITGVQGDFVAGDPVDLRDPEGAVVGRGLVNFDAAELPPLLGRSSKDLKQELGAAYEREVIHRDDLVVLA; translated from the coding sequence GTGAGTGAGACCTCGACCCGTGAGGTGGTGACCGGCGCCCGCCGGATCGTCGTCAAGATCGGGTCCTCGTCGCTGACCACCGCTGCCGGTGGGATCGACCCCGACCGGGTGAGCTCACTGGTCGACGTCCTGGCCGCCGCGCGCGCCCGGGGTGCTGAAGTCGTGCTCGTCTCCTCGGGAGCCATCGCGGCCGGCCTGGCACCGCTCGGGCTGAAGAAGCGTCCGCGTGGCCTGGCTGCGCAGCAGGCCGCCGCATCGGTCGGGCAGGGCATCCTCGTCCACCGCTACACCGAGGAACTGGCACGCCACGGTCTCACCGCCGGCCAGGTGCTGCTGACCCTTGACGACGTCACCCGTCGCGCGCACTACCGCAACGCCCACCAGACCTTCGCCAAGCTCCTCGAGTTCGGTGTCATCCCGATCGTCAACGAGAACGACACGGTGGCGACCAGCGAGATCCGGTTCGGAGACAACGACCGCCTCGCGGCGCTCGTCGCCCACCTGGTGCACGCCGACCTGCTGGTGCTGCTCTCCGATGTTGATGGCCTGTACGACGGCCCGCCGTCCCGCCCCGGCGCGAAGCTGGTCACCGACGTGCGCAGCGACGACGACCTCGCCGGCATCACCGTCGGTTCCGTCGGCGCCGCCGGTGTCGGCACCGGTGGCATGGTCACCAAGGTCGACGCGGCAGCCATCGCCACCGGGTCCGGGATTCCGGTGGTCCTCACCTCGGCCGACGGTGCCGCCGCGGCCCTGGCCGGCGAACCGGTCGGGACCCTGTTCCACGCGACCGGCAAGCGCCGGCCGATCCGGCTGCTCTGGCTGCGCCACGCGACCGAGGCCAAGGGCTCACTGGTGCTCGACGCCGGTGCCGTCCGTGCCGTCGTCGAACGACGTGCCTCGCTCCTCGCTGCCGGCATCACCGGAGTCCAGGGCGACTTCGTCGCGGGCGACCCGGTCGACCTGCGCGACCCCGAGGGCGCGGTCGTCGGCCGTGGCCTGGTCAACTTCGACGCCGCCGAGTTGCCGCCCCTGCTGGGCCGGTCCTCGAAAGATCTCAAGCAGGAGCTCGGCGCTGCCTACGAGCGCGAGGTCATCCACCGCGACGACCTGGTCGTCCTGGCCTGA
- the rplU gene encoding 50S ribosomal protein L21: protein MYAIVRAGAKQEKVEVGDVFEIDKCATPVGDTLTLPVVLTVDGETVTSTGLEKASVTVEVLGATKGPKIIIQKYKNKTGYKKRQGHRQKYTQVKVTDISL, encoded by the coding sequence GTGTACGCGATCGTGCGCGCAGGCGCGAAGCAGGAAAAGGTCGAGGTCGGCGACGTCTTCGAGATCGACAAGTGCGCTACGCCGGTCGGCGACACCCTCACGCTGCCGGTGGTCCTCACCGTCGACGGTGAGACCGTGACCAGCACTGGCCTCGAGAAGGCGTCGGTGACGGTTGAGGTCCTCGGTGCCACCAAGGGCCCGAAGATCATCATCCAGAAGTACAAGAACAAGACCGGCTACAAGAAGCGCCAGGGTCACCGCCAGAAGTACACCCAGGTCAAGGTCACCGACATCTCTCTCTGA
- a CDS encoding cysteine desulfurase family protein: protein MKDAPTVYLDHAATTPMTDVAIEALTARLREVGNASSLHASGRRARRIVEESRETIAQALNCRPGEVVFTSGGTEADNLAVKGLHWSRRATDPRRLRFLASAVEHHAVLDPLEWLEEHEGAAVNLLPVDSLGRLSVDALRAAVELEPASVAAITVMWANNEVGTLQPIDEVVALAAEHGIPVHTDAVQAIGSVPVDFAASGVDALSVSGHKVGGPQGVGALVVRREVDLTALLHGGGQERDVRSGTLDVPAIAGFAAAVELAVKQQADHAARLTVLRDRLVVAVRREVPDVVLNGDLDNRLPGNVHLGFPGCEGDSLLMLLDARGIECSTGSACSAGVPQPSHVLLAMGRNPEDARSSLRFSLGHTSTDADIEAVAAAIAPCVERARAARA, encoded by the coding sequence ATGAAGGACGCCCCGACGGTCTACCTCGACCACGCCGCAACGACGCCGATGACCGACGTCGCCATCGAGGCGTTGACGGCGCGACTCCGTGAGGTCGGGAACGCGAGTTCGCTGCATGCCTCCGGACGCCGCGCGCGACGCATCGTGGAGGAGTCGCGGGAGACCATCGCCCAGGCCCTGAACTGTCGTCCGGGCGAGGTCGTCTTCACGTCGGGTGGCACCGAGGCGGACAACCTGGCGGTGAAGGGCCTGCACTGGTCGCGCCGCGCCACCGACCCGCGCCGCCTGCGCTTCCTCGCCTCGGCCGTCGAGCACCACGCCGTGCTCGACCCGCTGGAGTGGCTCGAGGAGCACGAGGGTGCCGCGGTCAACCTGTTGCCGGTCGACAGCCTCGGCCGCCTGTCGGTCGACGCGCTTCGCGCCGCCGTCGAACTCGAACCCGCTTCCGTCGCAGCAATCACCGTGATGTGGGCCAACAACGAGGTCGGGACGCTCCAGCCGATCGACGAGGTCGTCGCCCTCGCCGCCGAGCACGGCATCCCCGTCCACACCGACGCAGTCCAGGCGATTGGTTCGGTCCCGGTCGACTTCGCCGCCTCCGGTGTCGACGCGCTGTCAGTCTCGGGTCACAAGGTCGGCGGTCCGCAGGGTGTGGGTGCCCTCGTCGTACGACGAGAGGTGGACCTGACCGCGCTGCTGCACGGCGGTGGCCAGGAGCGGGATGTCCGCAGCGGCACGCTCGACGTCCCGGCGATCGCGGGTTTTGCGGCTGCGGTCGAACTGGCCGTCAAGCAGCAGGCGGACCACGCCGCACGGCTGACCGTCCTGCGCGACCGTCTCGTTGTCGCCGTACGACGCGAGGTGCCTGACGTGGTGCTCAACGGTGACCTCGACAACCGGCTCCCCGGCAACGTGCACCTCGGTTTCCCCGGCTGTGAGGGCGACTCGCTGTTGATGCTGCTCGACGCCCGCGGCATCGAGTGCTCCACGGGTTCGGCCTGTTCGGCCGGCGTCCCGCAGCCGTCACACGTCCTGCTCGCGATGGGGCGCAACCCCGAGGACGCACGCAGTTCGCTGCGGTTCAGCCTCGGCCACACCAGCACCGACGCCGACATCGAGGCCGTCGCGGCCGCCATCGCTCCCTGTGTGGAGCGGGCTCGCGCGGCCCGCGCATGA
- the rpmA gene encoding 50S ribosomal protein L27, with translation MAHKKGAASTKNGRDSNAQRLGVKRFGGQVVSAGEIIVRQRGTHFHPGSGVGRGGDDTLFALIPGAVEFGKKRGRKVINIVPGE, from the coding sequence ATGGCACACAAGAAGGGCGCAGCGTCCACCAAGAACGGGCGCGACTCCAACGCTCAGCGCCTCGGCGTGAAGCGCTTCGGCGGCCAGGTCGTCAGCGCCGGCGAGATCATCGTTCGCCAGCGTGGCACCCACTTCCACCCGGGCTCCGGCGTGGGTCGCGGTGGCGACGACACGCTGTTCGCGCTGATCCCCGGTGCCGTCGAGTTCGGCAAGAAGCGTGGCCGCAAGGTCATCAACATCGTCCCGGGTGAATGA